The following is a genomic window from Verrucomicrobiota bacterium.
CGCGCCAGCGCTCGTGGGGCGTTCCGCTGCCCGCGTTCTACGACGCGCAGGGCAACGCCATCCTCGACGCGCAGGTCGTCCGCAACGTCGCCGCGCTCGTCGAGCAACACGGCTCCAATGTGTGGTTCGAGAAAACCGCCGCCGAACTGTGGTCGCTTGTAAAGCCCGCCGGTTGGAACGGTGCCGAAGCCGTCGCCAAATCCGCCGACACACTCGACGTGTGGATTGATTCCGGCAGTTCCAGCCGCGCCGTTGTCGCGCACCGCCCCGAGCTGCGCGGTGGTTCCGCCTCCGGTCACGCACCGCGCACCACCGACCACGCCTTCCAATCCGACATCTACCTCGAAGGCTCCGACCAGCACCGCGGTTGGTTCCAATCCTCCCTGCTCCTCTCGCTCGCGGGCAATGGCTCGGCTCCATTCAAGACCGTCCTCACCCACGGCTTCATGGTGGACGAGGACCGCCAGAAAGTTTCCAAGAGCAAGCAAGGCCAGGGCGCTTACGAAAAGCCGCAGACCGCCGAGCGCTACATCAAGGACTACGGCGCGGACGTCATCCGCCTCTGGGTCGCCTCGCAGGATTACCGCAGCGACATCACCGTGAGCGAGGAGCGCATCAAGAAAGTCGCCGAGACCTACCGCCTGCTCCGCAACACCCTCCGCTACCAGCTCTCGAACCTCTACGACTTCGACCCCGCGAAGCACACCGTGCCCGACGACCAGCTCACCGGACTCGACCGCTGGATACTCGGCGAATTCGCCAGGCTCGAAGCCGATATTGCCGCCGCCTACGACGCCTACGAGTTCCACGTCGTGTATCAGAAGCTCAGCCAGTTCGCCGCCGTCGAGTTGAGCGCGATCTACCACGACGTGGTGAAGGACCGCCTCTACACCGACGCCGCCAACTCGCCGCGCCGCCGCTCGACCCAAACCGCGCTGCACCGCATCGTCACGCGCCTCTGCCAGATGCTCGCGCCCGTGCTCGCCTTCACCGCGGAAGAAGCGTGGGAGTTCATCCCCGGCAAACCGACGGCCTCCGTCCACGCCGCCGCGTGGACGCCGCTGACCTTCTTGCTGTCTGAGGAGGAGAGAACAAGCTGGACCGCGTGGTTGCGGCTTCGAGAAATGGCATTTGCCCCCATCGAAGCCGAGCGGAAGAAGGGCGTCATCGGCAAGAACCTGGAGAGCAAAGTCCAGATTGGGGGGACTTGGGATTCGATCGAAGTCGGGACGCGACACCTGAATGAACTTCAGGAACTGCTGAACGTCTCGCAGCTCACCGTCGAGCTGGCTGCATCCGCGAACGGCGGGCAGAAGATTCAATATCAGGTGACCAAAGCCGACGGCCAAAAGTGCGAGCGCTGCTGGCACTGGGAAACCGAAGTCGGCACCAACACCGAACATCCCACCCTCTGCCCCCGCTGTGTCGAGGCCGTGAAGCAGTGCGCCGCCGCGTAGTCCCGCGCGCCGCCTCCTCCCTCTCCCTTTGCGGAGCAAGGGGAGAGGGCCGGGGTGAGGGGTTTGGTTCAATCACGTTGGCCTTCGTGCGCAGTGCAACCGAACGTCCTCGGTCTTCGCACCCCTCATCCGGCCTGCGGCCACCTTCTCCCTTCGCAAAGCGAGGAGAGAAGGCTTTGCAGAAGACGCTCACGCATCCGCGGATGCGCGCGGAAGCCGTCAATCGCAACGTCGTCGCTTGCAACTGAAGGTTCCCGGGAGTTACCATGCAGCCATGAAATCCCTCGGAGCGCTGTTGTGCGCTGCGGTTGTGCTGTGCATGACGCAGGCAGTGGTTGGAGGACAGGAAAAGGCTGATGCCGAAAAGATGGCAGAACTGCGA
Proteins encoded in this region:
- the ileS gene encoding isoleucine--tRNA ligase, coding for MARDMDYKNTLNLPRTDFAMKADLVTREPQRLERWQREDVYGQIQKARAGRPKFVLHDGPPFANGDVHIGTALNKILKDIIVKYKTLRGFDAPYVPGWDCHGLPIEFKVSQEMRKAGNTAADPASIRTACDAYARKFIGIQREQFKRLGVFGDWDHPYLTLDREYEADELRLFADIVEKGFVYRGKKPVYWSIPCRTALAEAEVEYADHVSQSVYVRFKLKDEPNTFLVIWTTTPWTLPANLAVAFSTKFYYSMVHANGDTYIVCDSLLSQVSQKCGWNGYEIIRTMTGDELATLEYEHPFCARTGRLFTGDSFVTNDTGTGFVHIAPGHGLDDYNLGRQNGLPIYSPVSDDGCLAFTNDLPRDQQMPAEMTGKSLLEKHGESDANRAVLHELRARNALLGEEKYHHSYPHCWRSKTPIIFRAMDQWFIRIDHASNNRPEAGAPQTFRQLALDEINRVQWIPDWGKSRIEAAVKGRPDWCISRQRSWGVPLPAFYDAQGNAILDAQVVRNVAALVEQHGSNVWFEKTAAELWSLVKPAGWNGAEAVAKSADTLDVWIDSGSSSRAVVAHRPELRGGSASGHAPRTTDHAFQSDIYLEGSDQHRGWFQSSLLLSLAGNGSAPFKTVLTHGFMVDEDRQKVSKSKQGQGAYEKPQTAERYIKDYGADVIRLWVASQDYRSDITVSEERIKKVAETYRLLRNTLRYQLSNLYDFDPAKHTVPDDQLTGLDRWILGEFARLEADIAAAYDAYEFHVVYQKLSQFAAVELSAIYHDVVKDRLYTDAANSPRRRSTQTALHRIVTRLCQMLAPVLAFTAEEAWEFIPGKPTASVHAAAWTPLTFLLSEEERTSWTAWLRLREMAFAPIEAERKKGVIGKNLESKVQIGGTWDSIEVGTRHLNELQELLNVSQLTVELAASANGGQKIQYQVTKADGQKCERCWHWETEVGTNTEHPTLCPRCVEAVKQCAAA